One window of Candidatus Woesearchaeota archaeon genomic DNA carries:
- the pta gene encoding phosphate acetyltransferase: protein MDLIKNLKKESAHLEKKIIFIEDDDSRVIDAVSIIANEKIAFPVLISDEKRSVNAIRKDILKAFSRLKIRKSAIERISIIDKNELDLDYYSEQLFMLRKEKGLSIEGAVRLLSDKIYLGTMMLKLGLADALISGAKHPTSHTLRPAFQIIKTRMGINLASGCLLIVHKLGNFIFADCGVNVNPNEDELAEIAISAAETAVQFGMKPKVAMLSFSTRGSAQNELVDKVRNAAEIAKKKRPDLLIEGEMQLDSAIVPEVCKRKFPGSKIMGRANVLIFPNLDSGNIGYKLVERFGMAKAVGPIVQGLSKPVNDLSRGCSTEDIVNLAAITAVQAKIFCKGGKC, encoded by the coding sequence ATGGATTTAATAAAAAATCTGAAAAAAGAGTCAGCCCATCTTGAGAAAAAGATAATCTTCATTGAGGATGATGATTCAAGGGTGATAGATGCTGTTTCCATAATTGCAAATGAAAAGATTGCATTTCCGGTTCTCATTTCAGATGAAAAAAGGAGCGTTAATGCGATAAGAAAAGACATACTCAAGGCATTCTCGCGCCTTAAGATTAGGAAAAGCGCAATTGAGAGGATATCAATAATTGATAAAAATGAGCTTGACCTTGATTATTATTCAGAGCAGCTTTTTATGCTCAGGAAAGAAAAAGGGCTCAGCATAGAAGGCGCAGTCAGGCTTCTCTCTGACAAGATTTATCTTGGAACAATGATGCTCAAGCTTGGGCTTGCAGACGCCCTTATTTCAGGCGCAAAACACCCTACGTCACACACCCTGCGCCCTGCATTCCAGATAATAAAGACAAGAATGGGGATAAACCTTGCAAGCGGCTGCCTTCTGATAGTTCATAAACTTGGCAATTTCATCTTTGCTGACTGCGGAGTCAATGTCAACCCGAATGAAGATGAGCTTGCTGAAATTGCGATAAGCGCTGCTGAAACTGCAGTCCAGTTCGGGATGAAGCCAAAGGTTGCAATGCTCTCATTTTCCACAAGGGGAAGCGCACAGAATGAGCTTGTGGACAAGGTGAGGAATGCAGCAGAGATTGCAAAGAAGAAAAGGCCCGACTTGCTGATTGAGGGCGAGATGCAGCTTGATTCAGCAATAGTCCCTGAGGTGTGCAAAAGGAAATTCCCTGGTTCAAAAATAATGGGCAGGGCTAATGTTTTAATTTTCCCTAATCTTGATTCCGGAAATATCGGCTACAAGCTTGTGGAAAGATTCGGAATGGCAAAGGCAGTAGGCCCTATTGTTCAGGGGCTTTCCAAGCCAGTTAATGACCTTTCCAGGGGATGCAGCACAGAAGACATAGTTAATCTGGCCGCAATAACAGCTGTCCAGGCAAAAATTTTCTGCAAGGGAGGAAAATGCTAA
- a CDS encoding acetate kinase: MFVLVINAGSSTLKYALFRNIDSVCSGMADRIGFSDSYVSIKMRNSGEKKLVIPIQNHQDAIKHVLQVITDSGAVKKLSEIDAIGHRVVHGGELFSESVIIDRDVISAIKKYSKLAPLHNPSNLLGIEACEKLMPDTTQVAVFDTAFHQTIPEKSFMYAIPMKFYKQNKIRRYGFHGISHKFVSIEAAKILKKDARNLKIITCHLGSGASIAAIEHGKSVDTSMGFTPLEGLMMCTRSGDIDAGLVLYLEKEMKMSKDKVDRMLNKESGILGILGFSSDFRDILSNLKNRKKPEAKLAFDMFVHRVQKYIGAYSAVMNGVDAIVFTAGVGQNSGITREAILSNFEYLGVKIDRKKNLANETVVSAPDSKVKVLVIKTNEELMIAEETEKVLKKK, encoded by the coding sequence ATGTTCGTACTGGTCATAAATGCAGGGAGCTCAACATTGAAATATGCCCTTTTCAGGAATATTGACTCTGTTTGCAGCGGAATGGCAGACAGGATTGGATTTTCTGATTCATATGTAAGCATAAAGATGAGGAATTCGGGCGAGAAAAAGCTTGTCATCCCAATACAGAACCATCAGGATGCTATAAAGCATGTCCTTCAGGTTATAACTGACTCTGGCGCAGTTAAGAAACTTTCTGAGATAGATGCAATAGGGCACAGGGTTGTGCACGGCGGAGAGCTTTTCAGCGAAAGCGTAATAATAGACAGGGATGTCATATCTGCGATAAAGAAATACTCAAAGCTTGCTCCCCTCCACAATCCCTCAAACCTGTTGGGAATAGAGGCGTGCGAAAAGCTTATGCCCGACACAACGCAGGTTGCTGTCTTTGACACTGCATTCCACCAGACAATTCCTGAAAAATCATTCATGTATGCAATACCCATGAAATTCTACAAACAGAACAAGATAAGGAGATACGGCTTTCACGGGATAAGCCACAAATTTGTCTCTATTGAGGCTGCAAAAATCCTCAAAAAAGATGCAAGAAATCTTAAGATAATAACCTGCCACCTCGGAAGCGGTGCTTCAATTGCCGCAATTGAGCACGGAAAAAGCGTTGACACAAGCATGGGGTTCACGCCATTAGAAGGGCTTATGATGTGCACCCGCTCAGGGGACATTGACGCGGGGCTTGTGCTTTACCTGGAAAAGGAGATGAAGATGAGCAAGGATAAAGTTGACAGGATGCTCAACAAGGAATCAGGAATCCTCGGAATCCTGGGATTCTCATCTGATTTCAGGGACATACTCTCAAACCTTAAAAACAGGAAAAAGCCAGAGGCAAAGCTTGCCTTTGACATGTTTGTCCACCGGGTGCAAAAATACATCGGGGCATATTCTGCTGTTATGAACGGCGTTGATGCAATTGTCTTCACTGCAGGTGTTGGGCAGAACTCAGGAATTACAAGGGAAGCAATCCTTTCAAATTTTGAATACCTTGGCGTTAAGATTGACAGGAAAAAGAACCTGGCAAACGAGACAGTTGTCAGTGCTCCTGATTCAAAAGTGAAAGTTCTTGTGATAAAGACAAATGAGGAGCTGATGATTGCTGAGGAAACAGAAAAGGTTCTTAAGAAAAAATAA
- a CDS encoding mRNA surveillance protein pelota → MKIMHKNLRDGEIRLKAENLDDLWCLSGIIESGDIISGRTLRKIKLGGEEDRKSSAFKKELFLKIKAESIEFHKYSDILRISGTVIEGTDDVSNGSYHTFSVEPGSTITITKGQWIKPHLDKIEMSSVSLPKIAVCIFDREEAFFYLIRMQGYEKLLEMKGDIEKKYDSGSRGKAKGSFYSEIIDALKEYDKRYALEKIIIASPAFWKEYLMKEVTDPELKKKLVPATVSSVDKTSIEELMKRQELESVLKEDRVSKEEKAVSELFFEIAKDGLSEYGFNQVSGAVNSGAAEKILVTDEFIKKARQEGKYPELERLMRLSESIKASIIIISSENEPGKRLDGIGGIAAKLRYKIN, encoded by the coding sequence ATGAAAATAATGCACAAAAATCTCAGGGATGGAGAAATCAGGCTCAAGGCAGAAAACCTTGATGACTTATGGTGCCTTTCCGGAATTATTGAGAGCGGAGACATAATCAGCGGCAGGACTCTTCGCAAGATAAAACTCGGCGGCGAGGAGGACAGGAAATCATCTGCATTCAAGAAAGAGTTATTTCTTAAGATAAAAGCAGAGAGCATTGAATTCCACAAGTATTCAGACATATTGAGGATTTCAGGAACAGTCATTGAAGGGACAGATGATGTTTCCAACGGAAGCTATCATACCTTCAGTGTTGAACCTGGAAGCACAATAACAATCACAAAAGGGCAGTGGATAAAGCCGCATCTGGACAAGATTGAAATGAGCTCAGTTTCCCTCCCAAAAATAGCGGTATGCATTTTTGACAGGGAAGAGGCATTTTTCTACCTTATCAGGATGCAGGGATATGAGAAGCTTCTTGAGATGAAAGGGGACATTGAGAAGAAATATGATTCGGGAAGCAGGGGAAAGGCAAAGGGAAGCTTCTATTCCGAGATAATAGACGCCCTCAAGGAATATGACAAGAGATACGCGCTTGAAAAGATAATAATAGCAAGCCCGGCATTCTGGAAAGAGTATTTAATGAAAGAGGTGACTGATCCCGAGCTGAAGAAAAAGCTTGTCCCTGCAACAGTGAGCAGCGTTGACAAAACCTCAATTGAGGAGCTTATGAAAAGGCAGGAGCTTGAGAGCGTCCTCAAGGAAGACAGGGTTTCAAAAGAGGAAAAGGCTGTTTCAGAGCTTTTTTTTGAGATTGCAAAAGACGGGCTTTCTGAATACGGATTCAACCAGGTTTCAGGTGCAGTGAATTCAGGCGCAGCTGAAAAGATTCTTGTGACAGATGAATTCATAAAAAAGGCAAGGCAGGAAGGGAAATACCCGGAGCTTGAGAGGCTGATGAGGCTTTCAGAGTCAATAAAGGCATCAATAATTATAATCTCATCTGAGAATGAGCCCGGAAAAAGGCTGGATGGAATAGGGGGGATTGCAGCAAAACTCCGATACAAGATAAATTAA